The following proteins are co-located in the Corynebacterium kalinowskii genome:
- a CDS encoding TetR/AcrR family transcriptional regulator: MHMHDNSNGAKGKLLMPKVVDHEERRRTLAKAIVDIAGEKGLKGATLRAVAKQAGLSMGAVQHYFTDREAMLDFVLDYVQQQRGDRIRCAIEQLKNPQPNSMLWAMVKEILFADETNLTFQKVHMMFVSRAFGHQPTAAKLGEGRATVVQLFEQLLGDSGAKNPKEAAETLWSLMESLPTDIILGQHTYDSAMNTTKAVLAAFGITDVDD; the protein is encoded by the coding sequence ATGCATATGCACGATAATAGCAATGGAGCGAAAGGAAAGCTACTGATGCCAAAAGTGGTTGATCATGAGGAAAGGCGCCGTACGCTGGCAAAAGCCATCGTTGACATTGCTGGAGAAAAGGGATTAAAAGGGGCGACCCTTCGGGCCGTCGCAAAGCAAGCTGGGCTCTCAATGGGCGCCGTACAGCATTACTTCACCGACCGGGAAGCCATGCTCGACTTCGTCTTGGACTACGTACAGCAACAGCGTGGCGATCGGATTCGCTGCGCGATTGAGCAACTCAAGAATCCACAACCAAATTCAATGCTGTGGGCGATGGTTAAAGAAATTCTCTTTGCGGATGAAACGAACTTGACCTTCCAAAAGGTACACATGATGTTTGTGTCGCGGGCATTCGGACATCAACCCACAGCTGCCAAGTTAGGTGAAGGTAGAGCAACCGTTGTACAGCTCTTTGAACAACTCTTAGGCGACAGTGGAGCTAAGAATCCGAAGGAAGCAGCGGAAACGCTGTGGTCCTTGATGGAATCCCTCCCCACCGACATCATTCTTGGACAGCACACCTATGACAGTGCAATGAACACCACCAAGGCAGTCTTGGCAGCATTTGGAATCACCGATGTCGACGACTGA
- a CDS encoding acyltransferase family protein — MSTTESTKTRIHGLDAVRAAALLLGIVLHGLMPYTAQIPWLVDDSQRAEWPLVVISAIHFFRMTLFLVLAGYFGRLVRSRRGTRSYLRDRLIRIVLPLFVFWPFAVLPLGLLAAWHASRVGKELVRPDVAGHGGALGAFDLGHLWFLWVLAQCIVIALLLRWAATKLMPESSATVRNLLARCLSARLGVLLAAIPYAITTNIQQEASGLIAPTTLMPDPVALVAYLGAFGVGWVLSSDDSALRRIGNHAWFHSAFAVVATALTLVTTGAISIGIDAPQPVWSTLQALAGWSCCFALLGLSVRYLTIFRPWVRYLADASYWMYLMHLVLLTFFEVFIAHLAWPIMVKASLNFIVTSALLLLTYRVLVRSTWLGSWLNGRKSSPSSKA; from the coding sequence ATGTCGACGACTGAGTCAACTAAGACCCGTATTCACGGTTTGGACGCAGTCCGTGCTGCAGCATTGTTGCTTGGCATCGTTTTGCATGGTCTTATGCCCTACACCGCTCAGATCCCCTGGCTTGTCGATGACTCTCAGCGCGCGGAATGGCCCTTGGTAGTGATCTCTGCGATCCACTTCTTCCGCATGACACTCTTTCTGGTGCTTGCCGGATACTTTGGTCGGCTAGTCCGCTCAAGGCGAGGTACTCGGTCTTACCTACGGGATCGACTGATCCGGATCGTGCTTCCACTCTTTGTATTCTGGCCGTTTGCCGTCTTGCCACTCGGTTTGTTGGCAGCTTGGCACGCGAGCCGAGTCGGTAAAGAGCTGGTGCGCCCCGACGTTGCTGGGCACGGCGGCGCTCTTGGCGCATTCGACCTTGGACACTTGTGGTTCCTCTGGGTGCTAGCTCAGTGCATTGTGATCGCCCTCTTGCTGCGTTGGGCAGCTACCAAACTGATGCCTGAATCCTCCGCCACCGTGCGAAATCTCCTTGCTCGGTGCCTGAGTGCTCGACTGGGTGTGTTGCTGGCGGCAATTCCTTATGCGATTACGACGAATATCCAGCAAGAGGCTTCCGGCCTTATCGCACCTACCACTTTGATGCCTGACCCGGTTGCGCTGGTTGCCTATTTGGGTGCGTTTGGGGTGGGTTGGGTTCTCTCCTCCGATGATTCCGCACTCCGACGGATTGGCAATCACGCATGGTTCCACAGTGCTTTTGCTGTGGTGGCTACCGCCCTGACATTGGTTACCACTGGTGCCATTTCTATCGGCATCGACGCACCTCAACCAGTGTGGTCAACCCTGCAAGCGCTGGCAGGTTGGTCATGCTGTTTTGCGTTGCTAGGACTGTCGGTGCGCTATCTGACCATATTTCGGCCATGGGTTCGCTATCTTGCTGATGCTTCCTACTGGATGTACCTGATGCATCTTGTCCTGTTGACGTTTTTTGAAGTCTTTATCGCGCATCTGGCTTGGCCGATCATGGTGAAAGCTAGCCTGAACTTCATCGTAACCTCGGCTCTGCTTTTGCTCACTTACCGCGTGTTAGTGCGCTCTACCTGGCTAGGTAGTTGGCTGAATGGCCGCAAAAGTAGTCCTAGCTCCAAGGCCTAA